A genomic region of Friedmanniella luteola contains the following coding sequences:
- a CDS encoding alanine racemase — protein MGARPDPDAGRPDPHALLRTFVGALAGEPLDWRQQGFGGLEGRLAGRDLAAAGLRLSDLGSPLMTLDAGALRDNLSAMAAWCAERGVGLAPHGKTTMAPALWLAQLDAGATAITVANAAQLRAAHAFGVRALVVANQLVAPGELRWLAAARDADPALEVLHWVDSVAAVDQLDAALAGALPRRPLTVCVELGSPGGRTGARSDAEVVAVAERVLASPACVLAGVSGYEGAVPGAGGTAEGLAAVGAFLQRLAAAYRLLADRFQTPVVTLTAGGSAHFDAVADVLGPLDGEGRDRGHRVVVVVRSGAYVVHDDVHYARLTPSTRGGGPVLRPAIHVWAQVLSRPEPGLVVLDAGKRDLPFDLDLPVVLAAVRRGGPGTTPEPVEPGATTVTRLNDQHAYVEVEPASALAVGDVVRLGLSHPCTAFDKWRTIAVVASAQDVDPVVVDAVHTFF, from the coding sequence GTGGGCGCCCGCCCCGACCCGGACGCCGGGCGGCCGGACCCGCACGCGCTGCTGCGGACCTTCGTCGGCGCCCTGGCCGGCGAGCCGCTCGACTGGCGGCAGCAGGGGTTCGGCGGGCTCGAGGGCCGGCTCGCCGGGCGCGACCTGGCAGCGGCCGGGCTGCGGCTGTCCGACCTGGGGTCCCCGCTGATGACCCTCGACGCCGGTGCCCTGCGGGACAACCTCTCCGCCATGGCCGCGTGGTGCGCCGAGCGCGGCGTCGGGCTCGCCCCGCACGGCAAGACCACCATGGCGCCCGCTCTGTGGCTGGCCCAGCTGGACGCCGGGGCCACCGCCATCACCGTCGCCAACGCCGCGCAGCTGCGGGCCGCCCACGCGTTCGGCGTCCGTGCGCTGGTGGTCGCGAACCAGCTGGTCGCCCCGGGCGAGCTCCGCTGGCTGGCGGCCGCGCGGGACGCCGATCCCGCCCTCGAGGTGCTGCACTGGGTCGACTCGGTCGCCGCCGTCGATCAGCTCGACGCGGCGCTGGCCGGGGCGCTCCCACGCCGCCCGCTGACCGTCTGCGTCGAGCTCGGGTCACCCGGCGGCCGGACCGGTGCCCGGTCCGACGCGGAGGTCGTGGCGGTCGCCGAGCGGGTGCTCGCCTCGCCCGCCTGCGTGCTGGCCGGCGTCAGCGGCTACGAGGGCGCCGTCCCCGGCGCGGGCGGGACGGCGGAGGGGCTCGCGGCCGTCGGCGCGTTCCTGCAGCGCCTCGCCGCGGCCTACCGGCTGCTCGCCGACCGGTTCCAGACGCCTGTCGTCACCCTCACGGCGGGCGGCAGCGCCCACTTCGACGCCGTCGCCGACGTGCTGGGTCCGCTCGACGGGGAGGGCCGCGACCGGGGGCACCGGGTGGTCGTCGTCGTCCGGTCGGGGGCCTACGTCGTCCACGACGACGTCCACTACGCTCGGCTGACGCCCAGCACCCGCGGCGGCGGCCCGGTCCTGCGACCGGCCATCCACGTCTGGGCGCAGGTGCTGTCCCGGCCCGAGCCCGGGCTCGTGGTCCTGGACGCCGGCAAGCGCGACCTGCCCTTCGACCTCGACCTGCCGGTCGTGCTCGCCGCGGTCCGCCGCGGCGGCCCGGGGACGACCCCCGAGCCGGTGGAGCCCGGCGCGACCACCGTCACCCGGTTGAACGACCAGCACGCCTACGTCGAGGTCGAACCCGCCAGCGCGCTGGCGGTCGGCGACGTCGTCCGGCTGGGGCTCTCGCACCCTTGCACCGCCTTCGACAAGTGGCGGACGATCGCGGTGGTGGCGTCCGCCCAGGACGTCGACCCGGTGGTGGTCGACGCCGTCCACACCTTCTTCTGA
- a CDS encoding zinc-ribbon domain-containing protein: protein MSDRRTRWEDDVLIFGLSSKQVLLATLFYVCEVCGNQGAHQLVKQVRRFTFFFIPIFPVGTRYVDTCTFCGRAMDVPRDRAEAAVAGQGSAELQ from the coding sequence GTGTCCGACCGGCGGACGCGGTGGGAGGACGACGTGCTGATCTTCGGTCTGAGCAGCAAGCAGGTGCTCCTGGCGACGCTGTTCTACGTGTGCGAGGTGTGCGGCAACCAGGGCGCGCACCAGCTGGTCAAGCAGGTGCGCCGCTTCACGTTCTTCTTCATCCCGATCTTCCCCGTCGGCACCCGGTACGTCGACACCTGCACCTTCTGCGGGCGGGCGATGGACGTCCCCCGCGACCGCGCCGAGGCCGCCGTGGCCGGCCAGGGTTCAGCCGAGCTGCAGTGA
- a CDS encoding peptidase E: protein MTADGPTILATSGGIRPGRRTRWEFSELTEHALELAGVSDRAPRICFLATASGDNPTAITGLYEAAMLRGLHASHLTSFGMPNVEDPAAHLLEQDVIWVLGGSVAGLLALWRLHGYDRALERAWRAGVVLTGVSAGSICWHRGGTTDSFGPDLQPVTNGLGLLPWSNGVHYDSEEQRRPLFQSLVQDGTLPTGYATDDGVGLLYRGTELVEALTEEDDKAAYHVEAGEEAAVETRLDTRRL, encoded by the coding sequence ATGACTGCCGACGGCCCCACCATCCTGGCCACCTCGGGCGGGATCCGTCCCGGCCGGCGCACCCGCTGGGAGTTCTCCGAGCTGACCGAGCACGCGCTCGAGCTGGCCGGGGTCTCCGATCGCGCCCCACGGATCTGCTTCCTGGCCACGGCCTCCGGGGACAACCCGACGGCCATCACCGGGCTCTACGAGGCGGCGATGCTGCGGGGGCTGCACGCCTCGCACCTCACCTCGTTCGGGATGCCCAACGTCGAGGACCCGGCGGCTCACCTGCTCGAGCAGGACGTCATCTGGGTGCTGGGGGGCAGCGTGGCCGGGCTGCTGGCCCTGTGGCGGCTGCACGGCTACGACCGGGCACTGGAACGCGCGTGGCGGGCGGGCGTGGTGCTGACGGGGGTGTCGGCCGGCTCGATCTGCTGGCACCGCGGCGGAACCACCGACTCGTTCGGTCCGGACCTGCAGCCCGTCACCAACGGGCTGGGGCTGCTGCCCTGGAGCAACGGCGTGCACTACGACAGCGAGGAGCAACGGCGCCCGCTGTTCCAGTCCCTGGTGCAGGACGGCACCCTGCCGACGGGTTACGCGACCGACGACGGGGTGGGACTGCTCTACCGCGGCACCGAGCTGGTCGAGGCGCTGACCGAGGAGGACGACAAGGCCGCCTACCACGTGGAGGCCGGGGAGGAGGCGGCTGTCGAGACCCGCCTGGACACGCGCCGGCTCTGA
- a CDS encoding HNH endonuclease signature motif containing protein: MDLEPGTTPVGQRLTALADALTLLVDEVEAGGLDHLDATGLVGFLQDLEAVRNRLPLVDHRALRDAAQRDVAGTLGQGRLTRLLTQALRISPGEAHRRVRASEQVGDRVTGLGEHQAPVRAELAAAQRTGRITPEQVDIVCRGLARVDLPGYEPAALIRGEHDLTELAALLGPRDLQVCTDRFVEHLDPDGSRPQEQLNEDRRHVELRRGRDGSWRGELRLTGPLGAKLRAVLLPLTRPRTDVVAGPRGGLVEVPDARTHGQRMHDALEEICDRVLRGGDQPESGGVPSTVLVTIDHDSLLQRTGYGTTDEGALISTSQLLELAAEAEVIPTVLDRSGAVLTLGRTRRIASRSQTLALAARDGGCSFPGCDHPPPWCERHHIVPWLEGGPTNLDNLTLLCRYHHHNFAARGWTCRLGEDRLPVWIPRGTSTARRRRCATRGSRCPVRVGR; encoded by the coding sequence ATGGACCTGGAGCCCGGCACGACCCCGGTGGGGCAGCGGCTGACCGCGCTGGCGGACGCCCTGACCCTCCTGGTGGACGAGGTCGAGGCCGGCGGTCTGGACCACCTCGACGCCACGGGGCTGGTCGGCTTCCTGCAGGACCTTGAGGCGGTGCGGAACCGGCTGCCCCTGGTCGACCACCGGGCCCTCCGCGACGCCGCGCAGCGTGACGTCGCCGGAACGCTGGGCCAGGGCCGGCTCACCCGGCTGCTGACCCAGGCGCTGCGGATCAGCCCGGGCGAGGCGCACCGCCGGGTGCGGGCGTCGGAGCAGGTCGGTGACCGGGTGACCGGGCTCGGCGAGCACCAGGCGCCGGTCCGGGCGGAGCTCGCGGCGGCGCAGCGGACCGGTCGGATCACGCCCGAGCAGGTCGACATCGTCTGCCGCGGGCTGGCCAGGGTCGACCTGCCGGGCTACGAGCCCGCCGCCCTGATCCGGGGCGAGCACGACCTGACGGAGCTGGCCGCCCTGCTGGGACCGCGCGACCTGCAGGTCTGCACCGACCGCTTCGTCGAGCACCTGGACCCCGACGGCAGCCGACCGCAGGAGCAGCTGAACGAGGACCGGCGCCACGTCGAGCTCCGCCGCGGGCGGGACGGCAGCTGGCGCGGCGAGCTGCGGCTGACCGGGCCGCTCGGGGCCAAGCTGCGCGCCGTGCTGCTGCCGCTCACGCGCCCGCGGACCGACGTCGTCGCCGGCCCGCGCGGCGGCCTGGTCGAGGTGCCGGACGCGCGCACCCACGGGCAGCGGATGCACGACGCTCTGGAGGAGATCTGCGACCGCGTGCTGCGCGGGGGCGACCAGCCGGAGTCCGGCGGGGTTCCCAGCACGGTCCTGGTGACCATCGACCACGACAGCCTCCTGCAGCGCACCGGCTACGGGACCACCGACGAGGGTGCGCTGATCTCGACGTCCCAGCTGCTCGAGCTGGCCGCGGAGGCGGAGGTCATCCCGACGGTGCTGGACCGGTCGGGCGCGGTCCTGACGCTGGGCCGGACACGGCGGATCGCCTCCCGGAGCCAGACCCTCGCCCTCGCCGCCCGCGACGGTGGCTGCAGCTTCCCGGGGTGTGACCATCCACCACCCTGGTGCGAACGGCACCACATCGTCCCCTGGCTCGAGGGCGGCCCCACGAACCTCGACAACCTGACCCTGCTCTGCCGCTACCACCACCACAACTTCGCCGCGCGGGGCTGGACCTGCCGCCTCGGTGAGGACCGGTTGCCCGTCTGGATCCCCCGCGGCACGTCGACCGCACGCAGACGCCGGTGCGCAACACGCGGCTCACGATGTCCCGTCCGGGTCGGGCGGTGA
- a CDS encoding SDR family NAD(P)-dependent oxidoreductase — MRFAEQVVLITGAGSGIGRATAGLFAAEGAQVVVLDIDGDRAAETAEALDGAVALTLDIRDLAAAATVVDQVLADFGRVDVLVNNAMRISAGELDERDDDADMLDELDVDLLGAFRMTRVCLPAMRRQRRGAIVNVASVNGLGYFGNDVYSAAKAGLVSLTRSVAARHGRDGVRCNAVAPGTIATPTWTERAELEPGFLERMGSYYPLGRVGRPEEVAEAIAFLASDQASWITGVTLPVDGGLMTGQVVMARDLTAGGA, encoded by the coding sequence ATGCGTTTCGCCGAGCAGGTGGTGCTGATCACGGGCGCAGGGTCCGGCATCGGCCGGGCCACCGCCGGGCTCTTCGCCGCCGAGGGGGCCCAGGTGGTGGTGCTCGACATCGACGGCGACCGCGCCGCCGAGACCGCCGAGGCGCTGGACGGGGCCGTCGCCCTGACGCTCGACATCCGGGACCTGGCCGCCGCCGCCACCGTCGTCGACCAGGTGCTGGCCGACTTCGGCCGGGTCGACGTGCTGGTCAACAACGCCATGCGCATCTCGGCCGGCGAGCTGGACGAGCGCGACGACGACGCCGACATGCTCGACGAGCTCGACGTCGACCTGCTCGGCGCGTTCCGGATGACCCGGGTCTGCCTCCCGGCCATGCGCCGCCAGCGGCGCGGGGCCATCGTCAACGTGGCGTCGGTCAACGGCCTCGGCTACTTCGGCAACGACGTGTACTCCGCCGCCAAGGCGGGCCTGGTGAGCCTGACCCGCTCGGTCGCCGCCCGGCACGGCCGGGACGGGGTCCGCTGCAACGCCGTCGCGCCCGGCACCATCGCCACCCCGACCTGGACCGAGCGGGCCGAGCTCGAGCCGGGCTTCCTCGAGCGGATGGGCAGCTACTACCCGCTCGGTCGGGTCGGCCGGCCCGAGGAGGTCGCCGAGGCCATCGCCTTCCTCGCCTCCGACCAGGCCTCCTGGATCACCGGCGTGACCCTGCCCGTCGACGGGGGGCTGATGACGGGCCAGGTCGTGATGGCCCGCGACCTCACCGCGGGCGGCGCGTGA
- a CDS encoding LCP family protein yields MPDQPPEQGPWTWDLPPSSATAVPRTGRSFGRTAALTVAGTVLPGLGLIAARRRVVGGVVLGVFALALVVLGVWAALDWQGLLAQFVKPSVLYATSSVLVVLALVWVGVVVASHLSLRGRTTRTQRVAGGLLVGVLAFAVAAPMAVAARYSYDTASSVQGVFKSQDDSRSATRPTLGGKPSRGATAKADPWADKPRLNVLLLGGDAGAGRTGTRTDTIILASIDTRTGDTTLFSLPRNTGRMPFPAKSKLSQYYPDGFTNGDGDDPEHFLNAMYDNVPNAVPKDVLGETDNLGADALKLSVGAALGLEVDYYVLINLQGFSKMINALGGITLNINSYIPIGGNTDLGIPPDDFLEPGPNRKLDGRGALWYARGRFGSDDFARMDRQRCVINAIIKQANPANMLARYEDVAKAGKQIVLTDMPQEVLPLMVDLSLRVKDGSVRSIVFKHGEDGFLSPDPDFDRMRQRVKVALGEAKATGPSGGATTKKPSASGGATAAKKPKKTESEDVTDSCAYNPEMAATATPYRG; encoded by the coding sequence ATGCCCGACCAGCCGCCCGAGCAGGGCCCGTGGACCTGGGACCTCCCCCCGTCGTCCGCGACGGCGGTGCCGCGCACCGGGCGGAGCTTCGGCCGGACCGCCGCCCTCACGGTCGCCGGGACGGTGCTGCCGGGTCTCGGGCTGATCGCGGCCCGCCGCCGGGTGGTCGGGGGCGTGGTGCTGGGCGTCTTCGCCCTCGCCCTGGTGGTCCTGGGCGTCTGGGCGGCGCTCGACTGGCAGGGCCTGCTGGCCCAGTTCGTGAAGCCGTCCGTGCTCTACGCCACCAGCTCGGTGCTCGTGGTGCTGGCGCTGGTCTGGGTGGGCGTCGTGGTCGCCAGCCACCTCAGCCTCCGCGGCCGGACGACGCGGACCCAGCGGGTGGCCGGCGGGCTGCTCGTCGGCGTCCTCGCCTTCGCGGTGGCCGCGCCGATGGCCGTGGCCGCCCGCTACAGCTACGACACCGCGTCCTCGGTGCAGGGCGTGTTCAAGAGCCAGGACGACAGCCGGAGCGCGACGCGGCCGACGCTGGGCGGCAAGCCCAGCAGGGGCGCCACCGCCAAGGCTGACCCCTGGGCGGACAAACCGCGGCTCAACGTGCTGCTGCTCGGCGGCGACGCCGGGGCCGGCCGGACGGGCACCCGGACCGACACGATCATCCTGGCCAGCATCGACACCCGGACCGGGGACACGACGCTGTTCAGCCTGCCGCGCAACACCGGTCGGATGCCGTTCCCCGCGAAGTCCAAGCTCAGCCAGTACTACCCGGACGGGTTCACCAACGGCGACGGCGACGACCCGGAGCACTTCCTCAACGCCATGTACGACAACGTGCCGAACGCGGTCCCGAAGGACGTGCTCGGCGAGACCGACAACCTCGGCGCCGACGCCCTGAAGCTGTCCGTGGGCGCCGCGCTGGGGCTCGAGGTGGACTACTACGTGCTGATCAACCTGCAGGGCTTCAGCAAGATGATCAACGCGCTCGGCGGCATCACGCTCAACATCAACAGCTACATCCCGATCGGCGGCAACACCGACCTCGGCATCCCGCCCGACGACTTCCTGGAGCCCGGGCCGAACCGCAAGCTCGACGGCCGCGGCGCCCTCTGGTACGCCCGCGGCCGCTTCGGCTCCGACGACTTCGCCCGGATGGACCGCCAGCGCTGCGTGATCAACGCGATCATCAAGCAGGCCAACCCGGCGAACATGCTGGCCCGCTACGAGGACGTCGCCAAGGCGGGCAAGCAGATCGTGCTCACCGACATGCCGCAGGAGGTCCTCCCGCTGATGGTGGACCTGAGCCTGCGCGTGAAGGACGGCAGTGTCCGGAGCATCGTCTTCAAGCACGGCGAGGACGGCTTCCTCAGCCCCGACCCGGACTTCGACCGGATGCGCCAGCGCGTCAAGGTCGCGCTCGGCGAGGCGAAGGCGACGGGTCCCTCGGGCGGCGCGACGACGAAGAAGCCGTCCGCCTCGGGCGGTGCCACCGCCGCCAAGAAGCCGAAGAAGACCGAGAGCGAGGACGTCACCGACTCGTGCGCCTACAACCCGGAGATGGCCGCCACCGCGACGCCGTACCGGGGCTGA
- a CDS encoding NAD(P)H-quinone oxidoreductase encodes MRAVVAREAGGPEVLELVEVEDLTVGPGELLLDVTAAGVNRADLLQRQGHYPPPPGASPLIGLEVSGHVAVVGAGVEGWSVGDACVALLAGGGYAEQVVVPAGQVVAPPPGMDLVEAAGLIEVAATVVSNLDLAHLSAGEVFLVHGGAGGIGSFAIQYARSLGATVLATAGAAEKVAYCRSVGAHHAFSYRDDWAAQVRSLAPEGVDLVLDSVGARYLETHQQLMATEGRLVVIGMQGGARATLDLAALLSRRGLVTATSLRPRPPAEKAEICRRVVERVWPLLVDGTIAPTPQTTFPLAEASAAHAHLESGDHLGKLVLVVRR; translated from the coding sequence ATGAGAGCTGTGGTGGCCCGTGAGGCGGGCGGACCCGAGGTGCTCGAGCTGGTCGAGGTCGAGGACCTGACGGTCGGTCCGGGCGAGCTGCTGCTGGACGTCACGGCGGCGGGGGTCAACCGGGCCGACCTCCTGCAGCGGCAGGGGCACTACCCCCCGCCGCCGGGGGCGAGCCCGCTGATCGGGCTCGAGGTGTCGGGCCACGTGGCGGTGGTCGGGGCGGGGGTCGAGGGCTGGTCGGTCGGCGACGCCTGCGTCGCCCTGCTCGCCGGAGGCGGCTACGCCGAGCAGGTGGTGGTGCCGGCCGGGCAGGTCGTCGCTCCCCCGCCGGGGATGGACCTCGTCGAGGCGGCCGGGCTCATCGAGGTGGCCGCGACGGTGGTCTCGAACCTCGACCTGGCCCACCTCAGCGCGGGCGAGGTGTTCCTGGTGCACGGCGGTGCGGGTGGCATCGGCTCGTTCGCGATCCAGTACGCCCGCAGCCTGGGCGCCACCGTCCTGGCCACGGCGGGCGCTGCGGAGAAGGTGGCCTACTGCCGCTCGGTCGGCGCGCACCACGCGTTCTCCTACCGGGACGACTGGGCGGCGCAGGTGCGCTCGCTGGCGCCCGAGGGGGTGGACCTGGTCCTCGACAGCGTCGGCGCCCGCTACCTGGAGACGCACCAGCAGCTGATGGCGACCGAGGGGCGGCTCGTGGTCATCGGGATGCAGGGTGGCGCCCGGGCGACCCTCGACCTCGCGGCGCTGCTGTCGCGGCGCGGGCTGGTCACGGCCACCTCGCTGCGGCCACGACCGCCGGCGGAGAAGGCGGAGATCTGCCGGCGGGTGGTCGAACGGGTCTGGCCGCTGCTGGTGGACGGCACGATCGCCCCGACGCCCCAGACCACGTTCCCCCTGGCCGAGGCGTCGGCGGCGCACGCCCACCTCGAGTCCGGCGACCACCTCGGCAAGCTGGTGCTGGTCGTCCGTCGCTGA
- a CDS encoding RidA family protein — MRQVFTSESAPQPRGSYSQVIRAGQLVFTAGFGPVDPATDQNVGDTIEEQTARVLDNLEAALAAAGCGLRDVVKVTTHLAELKRDFAGYDAVYRSRMVAPFPVRTTVGSQLMDILVEIDVVAVVPDDEQPGTV, encoded by the coding sequence ATGCGGCAGGTCTTCACCTCCGAGTCCGCGCCCCAGCCGCGCGGCAGCTACTCCCAGGTCATCCGCGCCGGTCAGCTGGTGTTCACCGCCGGCTTCGGCCCCGTCGACCCGGCCACCGACCAGAACGTCGGCGACACCATCGAGGAGCAGACCGCCCGGGTCCTCGACAACCTCGAGGCGGCGCTGGCCGCGGCGGGCTGCGGGCTGCGCGACGTCGTCAAGGTCACCACCCACCTGGCGGAGCTGAAGCGGGACTTCGCGGGCTACGACGCCGTCTACCGGAGCCGGATGGTCGCGCCCTTCCCGGTGCGCACGACCGTCGGCTCGCAGCTGATGGACATCCTCGTCGAGATCGACGTGGTCGCGGTGGTGCCTGACGACGAGCAGCCCGGGACCGTCTGA